The Penicillium psychrofluorescens genome assembly, chromosome: 2 nucleotide sequence CTGTCCTTTGAGAAAGATTATAGATCACGCAGGCCACTGTGGCAGTCGACCCTCGGAACGGGTATCCAGGCAGACCTCCAATGACTTTATCAAGTGGGTTCTTATCCGGGTGACAGCACAAGGCTTCAGGATAGCTCAGATGATCCGAGAAAGCCTTGATCAGCTGTTCGTTGTTGACGAGGCCGTTCTTGTATGGCCGGATGCCCTGTTCGAATCGCTGGCGTCGAAACCAGCTACTTCCACCCGGGTACCGATCTTTCACATCCTGGCGCGCCAGAAAAGAAGTTTCCGTGAAGTGGTTTGTGTGAACGAGGTAACTGTCGTCAATGTCACAGTAGACCTTGTGGATTCGGCTAGGAGTTATCTCCAGGCAGATACCAAACCCTTCGGCGGTGGCCAGGGTGAGGTTATTCGAGACATGGCGCGGGAAATTCTCAAGTAGCGTGAACGCCTCAGATAAATGGCTGCACTCGAGAATCATGCGTCGAAGCAAAGACATTGGCATCACCGGCTTCTTTGATTTGGGGCTGGGCGCATAGTCCTCGGTAGACATGAGTGAGTTGGCCGTCACGGCGATTCCCAATGAGTTCATCCCGGAACGACCCAGTTGTCCGGCTTCCGTGACGAGAAACATGGACGGCTTCGCCTCGGACGGGTCTGGATGCACTTCGAGGTAGATGATGCAGTCCGTCAACCAGAGCCGCGCGGACATGTCCCAGTTCTGGCAGTTCAGGACATCTCCGCTCTGCGTGGTCTCCTTGAGAAAGAATGCGCTCGTGCATTCGTTTGCTTGGTCGTCTTCAGGGTTATCCACTCGTGCCAGGTCATACCGAGCATTCAGCAGAACGATGTCTTCCAGCGACACGCCAGCACCATCGGCAATACCTCTCATCTCCTCGAGGGCCGCAGGATAGTGCGCGGAGATGTTGGGAATATACACATCCTTGATGAGCTTTTCCATCAATGCACTAGTGATGTTTATTAGAACAGCGTGCAATGAGTGCTTGTCAGATTCCTTACTGTTCGGTCAGCTTCCCGGGCCGTTTGTAGTATTCCACATtggccttgaccttgtcgGCGGCTTGCTGGCCGTGAGAGTAGCCACGTTCGTATGGTAGGCCTCGAACGACCACATGTTGGTAGGAAGAAGAATCGATTGCGGCCCTCATGATGACTTGGTTTGCTGCCGCAGATTGGAGCTCGCTCAAGTTATTTTTTTACTAATAGTGGACATTCCGGAAGCGTGCTCTTATATCCACGGCAATTTGTTGCCTGATGTTTGAAGTAATGGCAGAAATATCGTGTTTAGCTATGAGAGAAATTTCCCTTTTAGGTGCTGCTAGCGACACTATCTTGTAAGAACGGACCAACCGAAGTCGGTTAGTTTTGTGTTCCATAAAATGGAAGATTAATTGCCAGTCACTTGACTCCGATAATAACTGTGGGTGTTATCATATCGAGGTCTACCGTGGGTTCTACTTAGCGTTTCCTAATTGGGGCCTATCAGCGACACGGTCGCCAAGTGCTCCCGAAAAGGCAAAGCGGCAAGCAGAGCCGACGGTTTCTCCACACGCACAGGGATCAGCTATGCGGGGAGACAGGCCTTCTTTGATAAGGGATTCTGGGAAAAGTTATAAATATGCTATGGCAGGATATACCAGCACAGGCTTCATACTTTGTCGACTTCCTCACTTCTGCCATTTACGTGTCAGCTAAGTACTTGACAGCATGACAGAGAAAACCTcggaggtggccgaggcccgCGCCGAGAACTTGAAAGATGGTCCACCCGACCAGAATCAGGATGACTCGATGCAAATTTTTGCTTCGTCTGGAGAAATGTTTGAATATTcggcgaaggaggagcgGATGGTTCGTTGGAAGCTTGATCTCATTTTATTGCCAATGGTATGTTTGAAAGGAGTAGATATCGGGTGCGGAGCTTCGTTGAGAACTAACCAGCCTCTCTGCAGATGGCTATTACATATattctttccttcatggACAAAGTGGCTTTGGGAGAATCTTCGATTTTTGGAATCTTGGACGGCGATGTGCGTCCTGAAATCAATTTCCCTTGCAGCTATTTCACAAACTGACAATGACTTGCTCGGGGGAACAGCACTTGAAAGGGCAACAATACAGTTGGGCCAATTCAATTTTTTATTTCGGATACCTCTTTGCGCAGTATCCAAGCTCGATTCTGATGCAAAAGCTGCCAATTGGCAGATACTTTGGAGTTATGATCCTCTTGTGGGGAGTCGCTACTACATGCACAGTGGCAACCGACTCCTTCGCCGGCTTGTCCGTGTGTCGGTTCTTCTTGGGCGCCTTTGAGACCTGCATCTCTCCCATTTTGACTATTCTAGTTTCTCAATACTGGACTCGAAGCGAGCAACCGCTACGCGCTTCGATTTGGTGGGCAGGTGGAGGCGTCGGTGGATTTATAGCCGACTCGATCACATATGCTGTGTCCGGAGGGGCGTGGAAAAACAGTCAATATGCCACATGGCAGGTACGAAGTTTCTTTCTTTGATGGATCGAATCTCAAATCTAATCCAAGATACCAGattgtttttcttgtttttggGCCCATCAGTATTGCATGGGGGgttttcctcttcttcttcctgccgACCTCTCCGATGACTGCTTGGTTCTTGACAGAGCGCGAAAGAAAGATTAGCGTTATGAGGGTATGTCCATTGTTAGGATACATGGTTGACATGCTAAAGAAGTCTCTCAGGTTGCTCAAAATCACACGGGTATTGAAAATCGCAAATATAAACTCTACCAGGTTAAGGAGGCTCTCCTTGACATACAAGTTTGGATGCTATGTGCTCAGAGCTTTTTACAATGTATTCCCGGTGGAGGGTTGACTGCTGTAAGTACATGAGACACATCCTTTTGAGGTATTTGCTAAAGACGATGCAGTTTGGCAAGATCGTTCTCCAAGGCTTGGGATACTCGAACCGCGAGACCATAGTTATGGGCATGCCTGCCGATGGAATCCAACTGATCGTCAATGTCCTGGCCGGTGTTATCTCCCAGGTTATCCCTAATACAAGATGCCTGATGATGATTCTTTCCAATATCATCGTATTGATTGGAAGCGTATTAATTCAGAGTGAGTTCTATCCCACTGCTTGAGTTTTACTCCGCTAATTTGTCGTCCTACATATAGCTCTACCTGTCTCACAGAGACTTGCACCAAATTACAGTAAGTCTTCGTGCTTTTAACCGCCTTTTAAAAGCAAATCTAACGCGGTTAATAGTTCTCTACGTCAACACTATTCCATTTATTATGTGCTTGAGCTTGATCTCTTCGAATATTGGTGGATTCACTAAGAAGGCCACCTGTGGTGTCAGTTTCCCCGTCTTCTGAAATTTAAGCAAAATGCTGACATTTACGTTTGATCAATAGGTAATGATGTTCATTGCTTATGCTGTTGGACAAATCGTTGCTCCACAGTTTTTTATTGACAGCCAAGCCCCTACGTATCCCACTGGGTTCCGGGCATTTTACGTCAGCGTTGCCCTCATGATCGTGATCGAGGTTCTGATGGTGTACGTATTTACTCCAGGAGGCAATAAAGCACCCATAGCTGAcatcttttctctccagGCTTTATTTGGTGAGACAAAATCGCAAGAAGGCCAGAACAGCCCCATCGGAATCCCAAGCGCCCGCAGGTGTATCCTCCGCGGATTTCCAGGACCTCACAGACAGGGAGCATCCTCACTTCAGATATGTTTATTGATAGTGGCACAATATTGAACCTTTGGAGATCTCGGATTAGGTCATTTCGAAATACTATTTTATTTCCCCAAATCTATTTTTCCAAACATTGAAACACCCGCTTGTTGTACCGATATAGTTATAAATCCACAGTCCCTAAATCTCAACATCGAAAATCCAATAGAAAATCATTCAAATGCTAGTGGGAAAAATCCCTCGGAATTGGAGGAATCAATCGGCCATGGCCAATCTGCCAATAATTCTGGTGGCAGCTGGAACTGTGGCATCTGGtcgaagccagcagcagatgtGGTTCCGACGGGCTGCGTAGCCTGTGGATATGCCGAGGGAACAGCAAGTTCGGCCTTCGCGTCCGATACTTGCATCGTGTTGCTTGCTGCTGTAAGATCTAGCAGCCTCGAGGTACGCATATAAGCGTCTATTCGATCAACCTGAGACCGTAGTCGTTCGTTGGTGCCGGCAGCTCGGTGGAGGCCAGTCTCGAGACGTTGAAGTAGATTTGCCATTTCAAGGCTACAACATTCCAGGTCAGTCAGAGATCGAGGTGTATACAGCGACAGGGGAATGAATTGCACGTACAGTAAAGTGCGAACCCGGATGTAGGATGCTTCGCACAAGTTTCCCTCCATGACAGAGCCGAGGATGTAACCAATACCGCCAAGGTGATGAAGCTAGAACTCTTAGTACTTGTTCGACATGTATGGCGGGAAGAAGATATACCAGAGGGGAGTTGATCGCTTTCAGATACTCGACTGGTACATTCGAAAATACGCTGAGCAGTTCTCCTGCAACGTCACATTTTCGCTCGACGccaatctcttccacggaCAGAAGAACCATgcgaaggagctgaagtGTCGCTTGGATATTGGCTGACTGAAATCCAAACAAATCCTTAGACATGTCCCCTGTAATTGGTGGCGTCTCCCGAAACTGTGATGGAAGTTCGGAGTACAGAGTGAGGACTCTGTCCATAACGATTGGCTCCGACATGAATGATGGACTGAATAGAGACCAGACTTGTGTAGTCCCATTTACTGAAGAGAACCGCCGTCTGTTTCCATCAACAACGTGCTCAAGAATGCGATAAAGGTCCGTGGTAAAGTTCCAACCACGCAACCAGGTCACAGGCTGGCGGGATACCACTGTGGCTCCGCTTGGAGGGAAGGGTGTTGTTTCCGGTGATACTGGTGGCACGTTATAGCCTTGGCTTGTGATGAATTCGTCATCCACTTCAGTCGGATAGCGCACCAATGAATGGGCCTCGCGGTATCGAATAACGCCTCCCCACACAACAGTCGCATAGATGTCCAGGGTATAAATTGACCAGAACTGCCAAGGTGGTCAGCAAAGTCGCAATATATAGAAAATAAGTTCATACCAATCTCCGACGCTCCTCGATTTCAATGGGATCTAAATCTTTTGGCCAAAGCTTTTCGTCATGAAGTCCTTCCATCGACGTCAGGGTGTGATACAGCCCAGAATATTTCTGCATGCTTCTGATTTGACCATTCTGAATGCTGGCAATAGCAAGGATGGCACAAGCACGCATGTAATTAATCCCTTTGGCGGCCACAAGATCTCGAGGAATAGAATCCCTcgctgctgcgaagaaggccTCGGATGGTGGATCCATGAGCTCTTCCCGGCGCCACTGATTCGAGTACAGTGCACCGTCACGCGCCCGACCGGAGACCAAGGAGCAAaccgccatcgtcgaggcAAAAAGCCCTTGGTTGCGGAGATGCTCTTTGTGATTGATCCTGTCTATAAATGACGGCTTGTGAAATAATGGAAATCTAGAGACGAGCTGTTCAGTCACTATAGTCAACCGAAACAATTGACAGGCCATACATTGGGTAGACGATCTCAAAATAAACTTGTACCAAGTTCATTATTTGCCGGTCACATGCAATGGCAAATGCCTTCCATGAGTTGAGCAGGGCCGCATCTTCGTCATCACCCTCTCTTGCCAACCAACCCGGGTTGAAAGTAGGCCAAGGGTCGCCAGGGACCGACAGACGGTTGGAATTGCGAGAAGCAGAGGATGCGGAAGCTCTTTCTCGGTAAACAGATGCCGTTGAGGAAGGGTCACCATGATCGACCGATTCTCTCCTGAGCTGGACGTCGCTACCATTAATGCGAGTGCCGGCCTTGACGCCCCGGCGTTTCGCCGGGCGATTAAAGGTGCACGACACGTCAAAATCAACACAATTCTGACAGCGGCCTAGCGGGTCTTCACTTGGTCTGCATTTTATGCTGCGTCTATTGCAGAAGTCGCCTGCATTGCGCGGGTTAATATCTGGTATCTGGGTTGCAGCCCGCCCAAACTAAAGTGGAGAACCCCAAATCGGCCGTGGGCAGAGGAGATACGTACAGGCTTTGGAGATGCGCTGCAGCTTCCGTGGTTTTTGCGTTTTTGGCGACATTCATTCATTAGATTATTCCAGATTGGTAGGAGGTTGGGCAAAGGCGCGGAGCTTTGCAGGTTGCACGAAGCTCGACGTCAAGGACCGCCGAGTGAGCTCCGGCACGTGTAGTCTGTCCGGAGAGAAGATATTGAGATCGTGGAATGTAATACAAGGCTGGGAAACgcatcaatcaatcaagTTTCCTCCTTGCGATCAATTCTTGTCTCAAGACAGTAAGTGCAGTGGAACAGAGGAACGAAAGCCGCAAGAACCGCACTGGGGAGATGAGTCAGCGGATACTTAGTCACGTGATAGCCACATGATCGTCCGTACT carries:
- a CDS encoding uncharacterized protein (ID:PFLUO_003020-T1.cds;~source:funannotate), whose amino-acid sequence is MRAAIDSSSYQHVVVRGLPYERGYSHGQQAADKVKANVEYYKRPGKLTEHALMEKLIKDVYIPNISAHYPAALEEMRGIADGAGVSLEDIVLLNARYDLARVDNPEDDQANECTSAFFLKETTQSGDVLNCQNWDMSARLWLTDCIIYLEVHPDPSEAKPSMFLVTEAGQLGRSGMNSLGIAVTANSLMSTEDYAPSPKSKKPVMPMSLLRRMILECSHLSEAFTLLENFPRHVSNNLTLATAEGFGICLEITPSRIHKVYCDIDDSYLVHTNHFTETSFLARQDVKDRYPGGSSWFRRQRFEQGIRPYKNGLVNNEQLIKAFSDHLSYPEALCCHPDKNPLDKVIGGLPGYPFRGSTATVACVIYNLSQRTVTTCKGPPCQGVFKTFQLEGPVSLENTAPEKNGSECKERREVP
- a CDS encoding uncharacterized protein (ID:PFLUO_003021-T1.cds;~source:funannotate) translates to MRVAQNHTGIENRKYKLYQVKEALLDIQVWMLCAQSFLQCIPGGGLTAFGKIVLQGLGYSNRETIVMGMPADGIQLIVNVLAGVISQVIPNTRCLMMILSNIIVLIGSVLIQTLPVSQRLAPNYILYVNTIPFIMCLSLISSNIGGFTKKATCGVMMFIAYAVGQIVAPQFFIDSQAPTYPTGFRAFYVSVALMIVIEVLMVLYLVRQNRKKARTAPSESQAPAGVSSADFQDLTDREHPHFRYVY
- a CDS encoding uncharacterized protein (ID:PFLUO_003022-T1.cds;~source:funannotate), which produces MAVCSLVSGRARDGALYSNQWRREELMDPPSEAFFAAARDSIPRDLVAAKGINYMRACAILAIASIQNGQIRSMQKYSGLYHTLTSMEGLHDEKLWPKDLDPIEIEERRRLFWSIYTLDIYATVVWGGVIRYREAHSLVRYPTEVDDEFITSQGYNVPPVSPETTPFPPSGATVVSRQPVTWLRGWNFTTDLYRILEHVVDGNRRRFSSVNGTTQVWSLFSPSFMSEPIVMDRVLTLYSELPSQFRETPPITGDMSKDLFGFQSANIQATLQLLRMVLLSVEEIGVERKCDVAGELLSVFSNVPVEYLKAINSPLLHHLGGIGYILGSVMEGNLCEASYIRVRTLLLEMANLLQRLETGLHRAAGTNERLRSQVDRIDAYMRTSRLLDLTAASNTMQVSDAKAELAVPSAYPQATQPVGTTSAAGFDQMPQFQLPPELLADWPWPIDSSNSEGFFPLAFE